A stretch of the Desulfobacter sp. genome encodes the following:
- a CDS encoding glutamate synthase — protein MCRLFALTSKDPVSPMLAIKALDVMKEGHDGSGVGLLLQDLGEPFEEMKDAPILSGIFSEEGIRRLDLFMMDKGFLTKYKISLKPPKQGAKGIPKRDLYLIRAYELPEGWENLDPEELADRLLKIRLKIREMGEEKKDMIVFSFWPDTIMIKEIGDPMQLADYLGLDRKELHARVIMAQGRQNTNYAINLYACHPFFIKGYCTMTNGENTAFIPIKDFLSSRDIPGYSGYQSDSEVFAHILHYSMEELDLGIDAYKHVITPLQQQDLEAHPDHEFLSHLKKSCRPLIIDGPNCVIGTLPDHSMFMVQDRKKLRPGVVGGKPGLYGFSSEICGLDAVLPDRDKSKDIQPMHLDTAIVSPERQEVDICRQTQALNLPL, from the coding sequence ATGTGTCGTCTGTTTGCACTTACCAGCAAGGATCCCGTATCCCCCATGTTGGCCATCAAAGCCCTGGACGTAATGAAAGAGGGGCATGACGGTTCCGGGGTGGGCCTGCTGCTTCAGGATCTTGGCGAGCCCTTTGAAGAGATGAAAGATGCCCCGATTCTTTCGGGTATTTTCAGCGAAGAAGGAATCCGTCGCCTGGACCTGTTCATGATGGACAAAGGGTTTTTAACCAAATATAAAATCTCTTTAAAACCCCCAAAGCAGGGGGCAAAAGGTATTCCAAAACGCGATCTTTATCTGATCCGCGCCTATGAACTGCCCGAAGGCTGGGAAAATCTGGACCCGGAAGAACTGGCAGACAGGCTATTGAAAATCCGTCTTAAAATCAGGGAAATGGGAGAAGAAAAAAAGGACATGATCGTTTTTTCCTTTTGGCCGGACACCATTATGATCAAAGAGATCGGCGATCCCATGCAGCTGGCCGACTATCTGGGCCTGGACAGAAAAGAGCTGCACGCCCGGGTCATCATGGCACAGGGACGGCAGAACACCAACTATGCCATTAACCTCTATGCCTGCCATCCCTTTTTTATTAAGGGGTATTGCACCATGACCAACGGAGAAAATACCGCCTTTATTCCCATCAAGGACTTTCTCTCATCCAGGGACATCCCGGGATATTCAGGTTACCAATCCGATTCCGAGGTCTTTGCCCACATCCTCCACTATTCCATGGAAGAGCTGGACTTGGGCATTGATGCATACAAGCATGTGATCACCCCCCTTCAGCAACAAGATCTTGAAGCCCACCCGGACCATGAGTTTTTATCCCATTTGAAAAAAAGCTGCCGCCCCCTGATCATTGACGGCCCTAACTGCGTCATCGGCACCCTGCCCGACCATTCCATGTTCATGGTTCAGGACAGAAAAAAACTGCGGCCCGGGGTCGTGGGCGGTAAACCCGGCCTCTATGGTTTTTCCTCGGAAATCTGCGGCCTGGATGCCGTGCTTCCGGACCGGGACAAGTCCAAAGATATTCAACCCATGCACCTTGATACAGCCATTGTAAGCCCTGAACGCCAGGAGGTAGATATATGTCGTCAAACACAAGCCTTGAACCTTCCGCTTTAA
- a CDS encoding 1-acyl-sn-glycerol-3-phosphate acyltransferase has product MKKENSNSSTCLTYARKKRIKKRAGVATITNPFPLILSWTGKLVYFLMGWTYEPLPPYWEKKAVVIGFPHTANMDTVRALTYIKLARVNARLLVKSSWFFFPMSLLLKSLGGMPVKRDKAHGFVDSVVYEFNQRQELVVALVPEGTRKNVAAIKTGFWYIAKGADIPIICWYLDNNAKKTRWLGKIHPGPTLEQDLVKIQKLYKNAGFSIPMGVQSE; this is encoded by the coding sequence ATGAAAAAGGAGAACTCAAACTCTTCCACATGTTTGACCTATGCCAGGAAAAAAAGAATAAAAAAGAGGGCGGGTGTGGCCACCATCACTAATCCATTTCCACTCATCCTCAGCTGGACAGGAAAACTGGTCTATTTTCTCATGGGTTGGACCTATGAGCCCTTGCCTCCCTATTGGGAAAAAAAAGCCGTGGTCATCGGGTTTCCCCACACTGCCAATATGGATACGGTACGCGCCCTGACCTATATCAAGCTTGCCCGGGTCAATGCACGGCTTTTGGTCAAGTCCTCCTGGTTTTTTTTCCCCATGTCCCTGTTGCTCAAAAGCCTTGGGGGAATGCCGGTAAAGCGTGACAAGGCCCATGGATTTGTGGACAGCGTTGTTTATGAGTTTAATCAGCGACAGGAACTGGTCGTGGCCCTGGTCCCCGAAGGAACCAGGAAAAATGTCGCTGCCATTAAAACCGGGTTCTGGTATATTGCCAAGGGCGCAGATATTCCCATCATCTGCTGGTACCTGGACAATAATGCAAAAAAAACCCGGTGGCTGGGAAAAATTCATCCAGGCCCGACCCTTGAACAGGACCTTGTTAAAATCCAAAAACTTTATAAAAATGCTGGATTTTCCATACCCATGGGAGTTCAGTCTGAGTAA
- a CDS encoding 4Fe-4S binding protein, with protein MSSNTSLEPSALSLNDLPWQIEYNNDRCTLCGQCTAVCPVKAIELVTFQKRIIKTSVKPGAEQSNQYDQFYGIRQKTSVANACIGCAMCTLACPNDAIRPVKNPGLDRMKFHINQKGVPRRRGGRRNASGSVLDRIKFTRISMLTDPALDAGRHEFEMRTLLGRVLSPSENMKRLKTKGWIPPVREIYPLIIGGMSFGALSPTMWEGLQMGVAYLNEEMGMPVRVCTGEGGCPPRLLRSRFLKYVILQIASGYFGWDEIIHAIPHMKEDPCAIEIKYGQGAKPGDGGLLMWHKVNKLIAAIRGVPPGVSLPSPPTHQTQYSIEESVAKMILSMSMAWGFRVPVYPKISASSTSLAVLNNLTRNDYASGLAIDGEDGGTGAAYSVSMDHMGHPIASCIRDNYLNLTKIGMQNEVPIFAGGGIGKNGNIAANAAALIMLGASGVQIGKYVMQAAAGCVGTEEDRCNVCNLGICPKGITSQDPRLYRRLDPEDVAQRIVDLFVSFDTELKKIVAPLGRSTSLPIGMSDALGIDDKAIADRLSIKYVV; from the coding sequence ATGTCGTCAAACACAAGCCTTGAACCTTCCGCTTTAAGCCTGAATGATCTGCCCTGGCAGATCGAATACAATAATGACCGATGCACCCTCTGCGGCCAGTGTACAGCAGTTTGTCCGGTCAAAGCCATTGAACTTGTCACCTTCCAGAAACGGATCATCAAAACATCTGTCAAACCGGGGGCTGAACAGTCCAACCAATATGATCAATTTTACGGCATCCGCCAGAAAACATCCGTTGCAAATGCCTGTATCGGCTGCGCCATGTGCACCCTGGCCTGCCCCAACGATGCCATCCGCCCGGTGAAAAACCCAGGCCTGGACCGGATGAAATTTCATATCAATCAAAAGGGTGTTCCCCGCCGCCGCGGCGGCAGACGGAATGCCTCGGGCTCAGTGCTTGACCGGATCAAGTTCACCCGGATCTCCATGCTCACGGACCCGGCCCTGGATGCCGGCCGCCACGAGTTTGAAATGCGAACCCTTTTAGGGCGGGTGCTCTCCCCGAGTGAGAACATGAAACGGCTCAAGACAAAGGGCTGGATCCCGCCGGTCAGGGAGATCTATCCCCTCATCATCGGGGGGATGTCATTTGGTGCCCTGTCCCCCACCATGTGGGAGGGACTTCAGATGGGAGTGGCCTACCTGAATGAGGAAATGGGCATGCCCGTACGCGTGTGCACGGGTGAAGGGGGATGCCCCCCGCGCCTTTTGCGTTCCCGGTTTTTAAAATATGTCATCCTCCAGATTGCCTCGGGCTATTTTGGCTGGGACGAGATCATCCATGCCATCCCCCATATGAAAGAAGACCCCTGCGCCATTGAGATCAAATACGGCCAGGGTGCCAAACCCGGGGACGGCGGACTCTTGATGTGGCATAAGGTCAATAAGCTCATTGCCGCCATCCGGGGCGTGCCCCCAGGCGTGAGCCTGCCCTCTCCCCCCACCCACCAGACCCAGTATTCCATTGAAGAATCCGTGGCCAAAATGATTTTGTCCATGTCCATGGCCTGGGGATTCAGGGTGCCGGTATACCCGAAAATATCCGCCTCATCCACCTCTTTGGCCGTGCTCAACAACCTAACCAGAAACGACTATGCCTCGGGCCTTGCCATTGACGGTGAAGACGGGGGAACAGGGGCGGCCTATTCCGTATCCATGGATCACATGGGACATCCCATCGCCTCTTGCATTCGGGACAACTATCTGAACCTGACCAAAATCGGCATGCAGAATGAAGTGCCCATATTTGCCGGGGGGGGTATCGGCAAAAACGGCAATATCGCCGCCAATGCCGCAGCCTTGATCATGCTCGGCGCCTCGGGCGTCCAGATCGGAAAATATGTGATGCAGGCAGCGGCCGGCTGCGTGGGAACAGAAGAAGACCGGTGCAATGTCTGCAATTTAGGGATATGCCCCAAGGGCATCACCTCCCAGGATCCAAGACTTTACAGACGGCTGGACCCGGAAGATGTGGCCCAGCGCATTGTGGATCTCTTTGTCTCCTTTGACACGGAGCTTAAAAAGATTGTGGCCCCATTAGGCCGCTCCACCTCCCTGCCCATCGGTATGTCCGATGCCCTGGGGATTGACGATAAAGCCATTGCTGACCGCCTCAGTATCAAGTATGTGGTGTAA
- a CDS encoding NifB/NifX family molybdenum-iron cluster-binding protein → MKIAFPVEEDKGIQSRVNEHFGVAKAFMIVDMDTRDIQVIANKKAAGATSCKTKFIDKDSGVTAVVTKCIGDGSQRGLHGEGIKIYAAQAETVAQNLDLYEKGELKLFHMFDLCQEKKNKKEGGCGHHH, encoded by the coding sequence ATGAAAATTGCATTTCCAGTCGAGGAAGATAAGGGGATTCAAAGCCGGGTCAACGAGCATTTCGGCGTTGCAAAGGCATTCATGATTGTGGATATGGACACCCGTGACATCCAGGTGATCGCCAATAAAAAAGCCGCAGGCGCAACCTCCTGCAAGACAAAGTTCATAGACAAAGATTCAGGGGTCACGGCCGTGGTCACAAAATGTATCGGGGACGGATCCCAGCGGGGACTCCACGGCGAAGGCATCAAAATATATGCAGCTCAAGCCGAGACTGTGGCCCAGAACCTGGACCTGTATGAAAAAGGAGAACTCAAACTCTTCCACATGTTTGACCTATGCCAGGAAAAAAAGAATAAAAAAGAGGGCGGGTGTGGCCACCATCACTAA
- a CDS encoding ParB N-terminal domain-containing protein — MMKFLKNLFDSKSRNSDNDHVSSFNEQQAEEEDVEFVEHGLKTIPMDQITGSVGKYYDFDSRFRPKKYVSGKRFSDIKRIMREGGSLPPVNLYQIRNDYYVLDGNHRVAAAKELGWSEIQAKVVELLSGKNTMENLIYIERKKFFEKTGLKQTIDLTEVGKYNFLEKQIKKHQLYLASQSGRDCDLKKAARDWYNTIFVPLTAIISSGGLLAYFPGRSIADLYTYISYYHWNRSTNRKYGIGIDQLIPKSMEGFRKSMLEKNTPDYPEMKRTITAFIFINIGATEEMQILDSLYALDEVQEVHSVHGTIDILVKVVLKRDFLASDAETIAEFVDQNIRRLEGINRTQTIIPGISKVKMGF; from the coding sequence ATGATGAAATTTTTAAAAAACCTGTTTGATTCCAAGTCCAGAAATTCGGACAATGACCATGTTTCTTCCTTTAATGAGCAGCAGGCTGAAGAAGAGGACGTGGAATTTGTTGAGCACGGTCTCAAGACCATTCCCATGGACCAGATTACGGGCAGCGTGGGAAAATATTATGATTTTGATTCCAGGTTCAGGCCTAAAAAATATGTGTCAGGCAAGCGGTTCAGTGATATTAAACGGATCATGCGGGAAGGCGGCAGTCTGCCGCCGGTGAATCTTTACCAGATCCGCAATGACTATTATGTCCTGGACGGCAACCATCGGGTGGCCGCGGCCAAGGAGTTGGGATGGAGCGAGATCCAGGCCAAGGTGGTCGAGCTCTTGTCCGGTAAAAACACGATGGAAAATCTGATTTACATTGAAAGAAAGAAATTTTTTGAAAAAACCGGACTCAAGCAGACCATAGATCTCACCGAGGTGGGAAAGTATAATTTTCTGGAAAAACAGATCAAAAAGCATCAGCTTTACCTGGCATCCCAGTCCGGCAGGGACTGTGACCTGAAAAAAGCGGCCAGGGACTGGTATAATACGATTTTTGTCCCCCTGACCGCCATTATATCTTCAGGCGGTCTGCTGGCCTATTTTCCCGGAAGAAGTATTGCTGACCTTTACACCTATATTTCCTATTATCATTGGAACCGCAGCACCAACCGAAAATACGGCATCGGAATTGACCAGCTCATCCCCAAAAGCATGGAGGGGTTTAGAAAATCCATGCTCGAGAAAAATACCCCTGACTATCCTGAAATGAAGCGGACCATTACCGCCTTTATTTTTATCAATATCGGGGCCACAGAAGAGATGCAGATTCTGGACTCTCTGTATGCCTTGGATGAGGTTCAGGAGGTGCACTCGGTTCACGGCACCATTGATATCCTGGTTAAAGTGGTCCTGAAAAGGGATTTTCTGGCCTCCGATGCAGAAACCATTGCCGAGTTTGTGGATCAGAATATCAGGCGGCTTGAAGGCATTAACCGGACCCAGACCATTATTCCGGGCATATCCAAGGTGAAGATGGGATTTTAA
- a CDS encoding cache domain-containing protein has product MMKLKIGAKVNLLVVLALILVGGVSLFFSISALKGEGELAVQQYSTDMMKEKRFQIRDLVNSAFTIAKERLDASMDKDAIRKEYGDQVMAAVNQAVAVFEAMDDGAYTDFTEQKEAAIAIIDKMRWGTDGKGYFWIQDTDGLMVHHPIKPALNKKNLLGMKDPDGKLFFKEMDRVAKEQTAGFVDYKWPKPGFEKPQDKISYVKLYKPWNWIIGTGVYLESTEEQAQANALRSIGSIRYGEKGAGYFFIYDSKGKCILLPPKPERQGKNFWDLQDAKGNYLIRDLVKAGNSAPEGGFFKYYFPKPGSDADLAKTSFIRKLGPWDWYVGTGIYTDDIDAVVAKEKQMIEAFISGAIMKTSLAILGSIIFSLAVSYFVIAKGVVGPIRRIIDMLKDIAHGEGDLTRRITDTSGDETQELAEYFNMFVENVQSMISRIKGDTETLTGSSSELALLSDQMNLSATDTSGRSESVAAASEEMSTNMNSMAAAMEEASTNINMVSAAAEEMTATITEIAQNAENARQITTDAVGQAEHATT; this is encoded by the coding sequence ATGATGAAGCTCAAAATCGGAGCAAAAGTCAATCTTTTGGTCGTTCTTGCCTTAATTCTGGTGGGCGGTGTGTCTCTGTTTTTTTCCATTTCTGCATTAAAGGGAGAAGGTGAACTTGCCGTCCAACAATACAGCACAGACATGATGAAGGAAAAGCGCTTTCAGATCCGGGATCTGGTCAATTCCGCCTTTACCATTGCCAAAGAGCGGTTGGATGCCTCCATGGACAAGGATGCCATTCGAAAGGAATACGGGGATCAGGTTATGGCTGCGGTGAACCAGGCGGTTGCCGTGTTTGAGGCCATGGACGATGGGGCGTATACAGATTTTACAGAACAGAAAGAAGCTGCCATTGCCATTATTGACAAGATGCGCTGGGGAACTGACGGGAAAGGGTATTTCTGGATTCAGGATACAGACGGTCTCATGGTCCACCACCCCATTAAACCCGCCTTGAATAAGAAAAATCTTTTGGGAATGAAGGATCCGGACGGAAAGCTTTTTTTCAAAGAAATGGATCGGGTTGCCAAAGAACAAACGGCCGGGTTTGTGGATTATAAATGGCCAAAGCCCGGGTTTGAAAAGCCCCAGGACAAGATATCCTATGTCAAGCTGTACAAACCCTGGAATTGGATTATCGGCACCGGGGTATACCTTGAATCCACTGAAGAGCAGGCCCAGGCAAATGCCCTGAGAAGCATCGGTTCCATCCGTTACGGCGAAAAGGGCGCAGGTTATTTTTTCATCTATGATTCCAAGGGCAAGTGTATCCTTTTGCCGCCAAAACCCGAGCGCCAGGGGAAAAATTTTTGGGATCTTCAGGACGCCAAAGGCAATTATTTGATCCGGGATCTGGTCAAGGCGGGCAACTCAGCACCTGAAGGGGGATTTTTCAAGTACTATTTTCCCAAACCAGGTTCTGATGCGGATTTGGCCAAGACCTCTTTTATCCGAAAACTCGGGCCCTGGGACTGGTACGTGGGCACAGGGATTTATACCGATGATATAGACGCGGTGGTGGCCAAAGAAAAGCAGATGATAGAGGCCTTTATCTCGGGCGCCATCATGAAGACCAGCCTTGCCATTTTGGGTAGTATCATTTTTTCTCTGGCGGTCTCCTATTTTGTCATTGCAAAGGGGGTGGTGGGTCCCATCCGGCGCATTATTGATATGCTCAAGGATATCGCCCATGGAGAGGGGGATTTGACCCGCCGGATTACAGACACCTCCGGGGATGAAACCCAGGAGCTGGCCGAATATTTTAATATGTTTGTGGAAAATGTTCAGTCCATGATTTCAAGGATCAAGGGAGATACTGAAACCTTGACCGGATCCTCTTCTGAACTTGCCTTGCTTTCCGACCAGATGAATTTATCCGCCACAGATACCTCGGGCCGGTCGGAATCCGTGGCTGCAGCTTCCGAAGAGATGAGCACCAACATGAACTCCATGGCCGCGGCCATGGAAGAGGCTTCCACCAATATCAATATGGTGTCGGCAGCTGCCGAAGAGATGACGGCCACCATTACGGAAATTGCACAGAATGCGGAAAATGCCCGCCAGATCACCACAGATGCGGTGGGACAGGCTGAACATGCCACGACCTAG
- a CDS encoding metallophosphoesterase, translating into MGKANILGHTHNLRILSISDFIEKDLTRDIENKDLPPIDLVLSCGDMDPEYLSFLRDRLDAPLYYIKGNHDIRYTLSNPVGCENIHARVVRAGSLNILGLEGSMWYNGGPNQYTEAMMKKIIFWLGFQIWRKKPIHMVVAHASPRYVHDREDLCHRGFECFNRMMAKLQPDYFIHGHVHEAFEGFEQRITQVNRTKVINTCGHIIIEV; encoded by the coding sequence ATGGGCAAGGCAAATATCCTGGGACATACCCACAATTTAAGGATTTTATCCATTTCTGATTTTATTGAGAAGGACTTGACCCGGGATATTGAGAACAAGGATCTTCCGCCCATTGATCTGGTCCTTTCCTGCGGTGACATGGATCCTGAATACCTGTCATTCTTGCGGGACCGGCTGGACGCCCCCTTGTACTACATCAAGGGGAATCATGATATCAGATATACCCTGTCCAACCCAGTGGGGTGTGAAAATATTCATGCCAGGGTGGTCAGGGCAGGATCTTTGAATATTTTGGGCCTTGAAGGGTCTATGTGGTATAATGGGGGACCCAATCAATATACCGAAGCCATGATGAAAAAAATTATCTTTTGGCTGGGGTTTCAGATTTGGCGTAAAAAACCCATCCACATGGTGGTTGCCCATGCCTCTCCCCGTTATGTTCATGACAGAGAAGACTTATGTCACCGGGGTTTTGAATGTTTTAACCGGATGATGGCAAAGCTTCAACCTGATTATTTTATCCATGGGCATGTCCATGAGGCGTTTGAAGGGTTTGAACAGAGAATCACCCAAGTCAACCGGACAAAGGTGATCAACACCTGCGGCCATATTATTATTGAGGTCTGA
- a CDS encoding FAD-dependent oxidoreductase: protein MKKSDYIFIAGKRDEKRIPSRVLEEIIHQHISRGNRKLEVQAFGQHGIGGRLWDAGTEKTQIRIIGHSGQRTGSLGNANTEIEIMGPASDDIGWLNAGAQIIVHGNASNGVMNGAAQGKVFVGGSIGARGMTMTKRNPRFDPPELWVLGSAGDYFGEFMAGGIAVICGHGCENREELLGYRPLVGMVGGQVFLRGNAKGYSKKDAKEIPLADKDWKWLRTHIKNFLDKIQKQDLFEHMSNRRDWRLFTSKTPQEKTQGTSHPAMSWFRDQIWDAELGRGGLIGDLQETEKGTIPLIAKGNNRRYVPVWEQGRYTSPCQAACPTGIPVQDRWAMVRADNIDEAISMGLEHTPFPATVCGYLCPSPCMASCTRNSAYMSPIDVRLLGRAGQDIKPPKPARKSKKKVAVIGAGPGGISAAWHLTLKGHTPTLFETGKTIGGKIASVIPESRVPSKTLDSELARVKSFIQDIRTEQKITAALFYKIKNHYDFTIVAAGAKKPRTLPVKGIKRALSANDFLEQAKQDKVHPGKKILIIGAGNVGCDVATEAHRLGARDITLIDVQKPAAFGKEKEDAEKCGAKFRWPLFTKEITAKGVTLADGERLAADTVVISIGDVPDLAFLGDELVTENGFVKVDQNCQTSDSRVFAIGDVVGIGLITEAIGAGKKAAFSIDQIIRGKAPDQASQLPMIDKQRVSLAYYDPRKETAALDSCGEDCASCGNCRDCGICVAVCPEAAISRQETKTGFEYVVDGDKCIGCGFCKGACPCGIWDLVPNTPL, encoded by the coding sequence ATGAAAAAAAGCGATTATATATTTATAGCAGGAAAAAGAGACGAAAAACGAATCCCTTCCAGGGTTCTTGAAGAGATCATCCACCAGCATATCAGCCGGGGGAACCGGAAACTCGAGGTCCAGGCATTTGGCCAGCACGGTATTGGCGGACGGCTCTGGGATGCAGGCACAGAAAAAACCCAAATCCGGATCATCGGCCACTCAGGCCAGCGTACAGGCTCTTTGGGCAACGCCAACACTGAAATTGAAATCATGGGACCTGCCTCGGACGATATTGGATGGCTCAATGCAGGCGCCCAGATCATTGTCCATGGAAACGCCTCCAACGGGGTCATGAACGGTGCGGCCCAGGGAAAAGTCTTTGTGGGCGGATCCATTGGCGCCCGGGGCATGACCATGACCAAGCGGAATCCCCGGTTTGATCCCCCTGAACTATGGGTGCTGGGGTCTGCAGGAGATTATTTCGGAGAATTCATGGCCGGCGGCATTGCCGTGATCTGCGGCCATGGGTGCGAAAATCGGGAAGAACTCTTAGGCTACCGCCCCCTGGTGGGTATGGTGGGGGGCCAGGTTTTTCTCCGGGGAAATGCAAAAGGGTATTCCAAAAAAGATGCCAAAGAAATTCCCCTGGCAGACAAGGACTGGAAATGGCTTCGGACCCATATCAAAAATTTTCTGGACAAGATTCAAAAACAGGATCTGTTTGAACACATGTCCAACAGACGAGACTGGCGGCTGTTTACCTCAAAGACCCCCCAGGAGAAAACCCAAGGGACCAGCCATCCTGCCATGTCATGGTTCAGGGACCAGATCTGGGATGCTGAACTTGGACGAGGCGGTCTTATCGGAGATCTTCAGGAGACGGAAAAAGGAACCATCCCCCTCATTGCCAAAGGAAACAACCGCCGGTACGTACCGGTGTGGGAACAGGGCCGGTATACGTCCCCCTGCCAGGCCGCCTGCCCCACAGGCATTCCGGTCCAGGACCGCTGGGCCATGGTCAGGGCCGATAATATTGACGAGGCCATTTCCATGGGCCTTGAGCACACCCCCTTTCCGGCCACGGTTTGCGGGTATCTCTGCCCCAGCCCCTGCATGGCCTCCTGCACCCGGAACTCAGCCTATATGAGTCCCATTGACGTACGGCTGCTGGGTCGGGCAGGGCAGGATATCAAACCGCCCAAACCCGCCAGAAAAAGCAAAAAAAAGGTGGCGGTCATCGGGGCCGGCCCGGGCGGTATTTCCGCGGCCTGGCATTTGACCCTCAAGGGCCACACCCCGACCCTGTTTGAGACAGGCAAGACCATTGGCGGAAAAATCGCCTCGGTAATTCCCGAATCCAGAGTACCCTCTAAGACCCTGGATTCAGAACTTGCCCGGGTCAAATCCTTTATCCAGGACATCCGCACAGAACAGAAAATCACGGCCGCCCTTTTTTACAAAATCAAAAATCACTATGATTTCACCATTGTTGCGGCCGGGGCAAAAAAACCCAGGACACTTCCGGTGAAGGGGATCAAAAGAGCGCTCTCTGCCAATGATTTTCTGGAACAGGCCAAACAGGACAAGGTTCACCCCGGAAAAAAGATTCTTATCATCGGGGCAGGCAATGTCGGCTGTGATGTGGCAACAGAGGCACATCGGTTAGGGGCCCGGGACATCACCCTGATTGATGTCCAAAAACCTGCGGCATTTGGCAAGGAAAAAGAAGATGCCGAAAAATGCGGAGCTAAATTTCGCTGGCCCTTGTTTACCAAAGAAATCACAGCCAAAGGGGTAACGCTTGCAGACGGGGAACGTTTAGCGGCTGACACGGTGGTGATCTCCATCGGGGATGTGCCGGATCTTGCCTTTCTCGGAGACGAACTGGTCACGGAAAACGGGTTTGTCAAAGTGGACCAAAACTGCCAGACCTCGGATTCAAGGGTATTTGCCATTGGAGATGTCGTGGGCATAGGTCTTATCACCGAAGCCATCGGCGCAGGGAAAAAAGCGGCCTTTTCCATTGACCAGATCATCCGGGGCAAGGCACCGGATCAGGCATCACAGCTGCCCATGATCGACAAACAACGGGTCTCTCTGGCCTATTACGACCCCAGAAAAGAGACCGCTGCCCTGGACAGCTGCGGTGAGGACTGTGCCTCCTGCGGAAACTGCCGGGACTGCGGCATCTGTGTGGCAGTCTGCCCAGAAGCGGCCATCAGCCGGCAAGAGACCAAAACCGGATTTGAATATGTGGTGGACGGGGACAAATGCATTGGGTGCGGATTCTGCAAAGGGGCCTGCCCCTGCGGAATCTGGGATCTTGTTCCCAACACCCCTTTGTAA